Within the Corynebacterium tuberculostearicum genome, the region TGCTAGTGCACAATGCAATCGTTGTATTTGAGGTAGAGGGCGGCTCCGATAAAGGCGCAGATGGTCACCGTAAGGACACCATGCCGATCGTCGACGCGATCAAGGAACAAGGCTGGAATGCGGAGGTTATCTACTTCCAACCCAGACAAGGCGGAGGAAATTACGCCCAGTTTCTGAAAACTTTGATGCGTATATCTCTCGTGTGAACCCAGGCAATATCCCCCGCGGCGAGAAGGGCTACTTCGAATTGCTCACCAAGCTGGCAGACGCCGCCTGGTAGGCATGTCCACTCCGGAGACATGATGGCCTACGGCGCCAAAGATGCACTGGTCAAGCTCAATGACACCCCTGGTGCCGGACGATACCGTCGCGTACTACGAGGTAGAAGAGCTGCATAATACTTTCCCACCTCGCTGTCTTATGGTGAGCGGTGCTCAAGCAAAACCGCGGTTCCACCGGTGAGGGCATCTGGCGCGTGCGCCTCGCGACCAGGAGCTTGCCCAGGCCGTGGAACCGGGCACCGGCGCTCCCGCTCGATACGCCCTGAAGTGCACCGAAGCAGTAGATAACCAGACCCACGACTACAAGCTGGGCGCCTTCATGGACTTCTGTGACCAGTACATTGAGGGCGATAACGGCATGCTGGTGGACATGCGCTTTATGCCGCGCCTTGTGGAGGGCGAAATCCGCATTCTCCTCGTGGGTGACGAGCCGGTATTCATCGTGCACAAGAAGCCAGCGGAAGGCGGCGACAACTTCTCTGCCACGCTCTTCTCCGGCGCAAAGTACACCTACGATAAGCCGGAATCTTGGCCGGAGTTGCTCGAGATTTCGAGAAGGCTCGCCCCGTTATCGCAGAGAAGCTCGGCGATACCAAACGTTCCGCTGATTTGGACCGCGGACTTCATGCTTGACGATGCCCCCTGGCACCGACACCTATGTCCTCGGCGAGATCACTGCTCCTGTGTTGGCTTCACTTCCCGAGCTAGACATGGGCATCCAAGAAAAGGTTGCCGCCGAGGCAATTCGTCGCG harbors:
- a CDS encoding Cj0069 family protein, whose amino-acid sequence is MEPGTGAPARYALKCTEAVDNQTHDYKLGAFMDFCDQYIEGDNGMLVDMRFMPRLVEGEIRILLVGDEPVFIVHKKPAEGGDNFSATLFSGAKYTYDKPESWPELLEISRRLAPLSQRSSAIPNVPLIWTADFMLDDAPWHRHLCPRRDHCSCVGFTSRARHGHPRKGCRRGNSSRSGRERLAHAVFCQVAPRVTVGHFPTIPLSIF